A part of Nesterenkonia lutea genomic DNA contains:
- a CDS encoding F0F1 ATP synthase subunit B — MISASLIQAAEGDANPLLPNPWEALVVGLGFLVLLGVVKKWIAPAFEKAYQARIHAIEGGLNEAEKAKAEAEAMKAEYEKNLGEARAEASRLREEARAEGAEIVAEHKEKAAAEAARITEQAQQQIAAERASAANSLKAEVGTLATQLASRIVGEALEDDNRSQRVVDRFLADLDADQSAQAGQTGAAQ, encoded by the coding sequence ATGATCAGTGCATCTCTGATCCAGGCAGCAGAAGGCGACGCCAACCCATTGCTTCCCAATCCCTGGGAAGCACTGGTCGTGGGACTGGGCTTCCTGGTGCTGCTGGGCGTCGTCAAGAAATGGATTGCGCCCGCGTTCGAGAAGGCTTATCAGGCCCGCATCCACGCCATCGAAGGTGGCTTGAACGAGGCAGAGAAGGCCAAGGCTGAGGCCGAGGCCATGAAGGCCGAGTACGAGAAGAACCTGGGCGAGGCACGTGCCGAGGCGAGCCGCCTCCGCGAGGAGGCCCGCGCCGAAGGTGCCGAGATCGTCGCCGAGCACAAGGAGAAGGCAGCCGCCGAGGCGGCCCGCATCACCGAGCAGGCTCAGCAGCAGATCGCCGCCGAGCGCGCCTCGGCCGCGAACTCGCTCAAGGCTGAGGTCGGCACGCTGGCCACGCAGCTGGCGAGCCGGATCGTGGGCGAGGCACTCGAGGACGACAACCGCTCCCAGCGCGTGGTGGATCGCTTCCTGGCCGATCTCGATGCTGATCAGTCAGCACAGGCCGGCCAGACAGGAGCAGCACAGTAA